A stretch of the Malus sylvestris chromosome 10, drMalSylv7.2, whole genome shotgun sequence genome encodes the following:
- the LOC126585021 gene encoding 3-ketoacyl-CoA synthase 13-like — protein MKKSTSNFKFHQAFFVALLLTTTLLSINMQSNSIRSNPVQYSNILHFLFTTNPTLSLSCIWCLSISIFFYYYTSRPKSIFLLDFSCFQPNPNQKCSYAASESFVRRTNRFTEESEEFMRKIYLKSGLGDETYAPPFVFESNPEANLKYALDEAQQGMFSSINSLLAKTNIDPSRIDCLIVTCGSFSPMPSLTSLIVHRFKLKPDVKTYNLSGMGCSSGVISIDLAANLLKQSKKIGYALVVVTETISLDWYYGDNRPMLVTNCIFRVGCATALITNDPSCRRVAKMELVHSLRTHHGASDRAYKAAFQEEDNKGNTGFALNKDLTAVAGMHLLEHIKILAPRVLPLTQLGVYVYSVIGCAFSGGKSKPIVPDFTKAFDHFCIHTGGKAVIEQVGRVLSLSDALTEPARMSLHRFGNTSSSLVFYELAYFEAKGRVRKGDRVWMLAFGTGFKVGSLVWKAVSDLGQGGDDNPWSDCIDRYPLKSW, from the coding sequence ATGAAGAAATCcacttcaaatttcaaattccaCCAAGCCTTTTTCGTAGCACTTTTATTAACCACAACTCTCTTATCAATTAACATGCAGTCTAATTCAATCCGATCCAATCCAGTCCAATACAGTAACatcctccattttctcttcACCACCAACCCTACACTTTCATTGTCTTGCATTTGGTGCCTTTCgatttccatatttttctaCTACTACACCTCTCGTCCCAAGTCCATCTTCCTCCTTGATTTCTCATGCTTCCAACCAAACCCTAACCAAAAATGCAGCTACGCAGCCTCCGAGTCCTTCGTACGCAGGACGAATCGCTTCACCGAAGAAAGCGAAGAATTCATGCGTAAAATCTACCTCAAATCCGGCTTAGGAGACGAGACCTACGCACCCCCATTCGTCTTCGAATCAAACCCCGAAGCGAACTTGAAATATGCTCTGGATGAAGCTCAACAAGGCATGTTCTCATCCATCAACTCACTCCTTGCCAAAACCAACATCGACCCAAGTCGTATCGATTGCCTAATTGTTACATGCGGGAGCTTCTCTCCCATGCCCTCCCTCACATCCCTCATTGTCCACCGTTTCAAGCTCAAACCCGACGTAAAGACGTACAATCTAAGTGGCATGGGATGCAGTTCCGGAGTAATATCAATTGATCTAGCCGCCAATCTATtgaagcaaagcaaaaaaattGGTTATGCTCTTGTGGTCGTAACCGAGACTATTAGTTTGGATTGGTACTATGGCGATAACCGTCCCATGCTTGTAACCAATTGCATTTTTCGAGTCGGCTGTGCGACCGCATTGATCACAAACGACCCGAGTTGCCGCCGAGTTGCAAAGATGGAACTCGTTCACTCGCTTCGTACTCACCACGGAGCGAGTGATCGAGCTTATAAAGCCGCATTTCAAGAGGAGGATAACAAGGGCAATACCGGGTTTGCTCTTAATAAAGATTTAACAGCGGTTGCAGGCATGCATTTACTTGAGCACATCAAAATTCTTGCTCCCCGAGTCCTGCCACTGACTCAACTTGGTGTTTACGTGTACTCGGTCATTGGTTGTGCATTTTCAGGGGGGAAGTCGAAACCGATAGTCCCGGATTTCACCAAGGCATTTGATCATTTTTGTATTCACACGGGTGGGAAAGCGGTGATCGAGCAGGTTGGGCGGGTTCTGAGTTTGAGTGACGCGTTGACTGAGCCGGCTCGGATGAGTTTGCACCGATTCGGGAACACGTCGAGTAGTCTTGTATTTTATGAGTTAGCATATTTTGAGGCTAAAGGGAGAGTTAGGAAAGGAGATAGGGTTTGGATGTTGGCGTTTGGGACAGGGTTTAAGGTCGGAAGTCTTGTTTGGAAGGCAGTTTCGGATTTAGGGCAAGGTGGTGATGACAATCCATGGAGCGACTGTATTGATAGGTACCCATTGAAGTCATGGTAA